The genomic window CTTGGAGACACGGGGTGAGTATTGCTGGAGGTGGCTTTGCTCTATGTGGCTGGATGTGGGCCTGgccattttctgctttgcatgGGACATCTCAGGGATGTGTTTGGGGCTTTGAtctcagccacagcagctgaGTTCGTGCTACTCGAGTAGGGAATCTCTGGCCAGTGGCTGTCTGTGCTTCAGGTTGAATATTTATGATGTCCCCTATCCCCTATGTGTTTGACTTTTCTGCTTTAAGACAAGCAGACAAGCACCATACTTTTTCCCATCCTTGGGAGGGCTGGGAGTATCTGAGTGAGTGCATCTCTAATAAGCAAGGCTGCCTTAGAGGACTGTGTGAGatacagcagcaacaaaagacTGCTCCCTGCGCAGGAGGTTCTGCCCCCTTGCTTGCTGATGGCAGCTCTACTGCCTCCAGTTAATGAGCTCTACGTGCTGCCTTTGCCTTGCTGGAGATTCATGCGGGTTGGGGCTGTTGAGGCCAGGGGGTAGGAGCATCAAAGCTGAGTTTCCTTGAGGGGAAGTCTCTCATCTTCACCAGCATCCTCCAAGTGCTCAGGCTCCTCTATTCTCCTCGCTCCCCAGGCACAGCTGGGCTGAAGCTCTCTCCTCCATCCGCCTCCCCTATGTGAAGTACATTTGCCCTCATGCGTAAGTGATTGGTCAAGGGCCCTGGGAGGGCTGGGTGGATGCCCCAGCCTGCCACGGTCCTTTGGTAAAGACATCCTGCAGCCGCGGGCCCCCGCTCCCCTTCTGCCACTTGTTTCTCTGAAACacccaaattattttctctgcagacCCCGGATCCCAGTAACCCTCAACATGAAGATGGTCATGCCTTCGTGGTCAGTGCTTTGGGTGGCAGAGTTGGGGTCTTCCAAAGTGGGTGGGACCCTTTGAGGGGTATTTTGGGGAGTGAGAATGATTGGGGAAGAGCACCCAACTCCCTTCTCTGTGCATGCTGGGTGCTGGCTGAGGTTTGGGGTTgactctgctgcttctcccaggtTTGACCTGATGGGCTTGACTCCAGATGCACCTGAGGATGAAGCCGGGATcaagaaagctgcagagagcagtaagAGGCTTCGGAGAGGGGAAGTGCTAAGCTCCTGGGTGCCTCTCCCTCTCCGGGGCGGGTGTCTTGTTtccacttcttcctttctgctgccctGTGGTTCCAGCCCACTTTTTCCTGGCTGCAGCCAAACTCATTCAGTCTGTGGGACCTCTAGTGGCTGCCTCTCCCTGTGTACTGTGTGCACCCCAGGCCTTGAGCAATGCTGGTCAACTCCCCCACTCTTACTGACCCATTTCTGTGTCGTTTTCCAGTTAAAGCAATTATCGAGCATGAGATGAAGAACGGAATCCCACCCAACCGTATCATCCTGGGAGGCTTCTCACAGGTGAGCTGagctgcatggggctgtggggcagaggagaCAGAGGGCTTGGGCCCCCTCTTTCCTTCCTAAAGATGGGGAACATTGGTGGCCAGGAAGGGTCcgggtgctggggctgtgtgggaCACGTGGCACTAACACCTTCCTCCTCACTGCAGGGCGGTGCCTTGTCACTGTACACGGCTCTCACCTGCCAGCACCAGCTGGCTGGCATTGTGGCGCTCAGCTGCTGGCTCCCACTGCACAAGGCCTTCCCACAGGtaccctgccctgctgccaccctgcACATCTGTAAAGCACCTGCTTTTGGGGGATCTTCTCTCTGGGCACCCTTAAATGCTTCTTCTTTGTTGCAGGCAGCGAGTAACGGTGTGAACAAGGACATTGCCATCCTGCAGTGTCATGGGGAGATGGATCCTATGATCCCTGTCCGCTTCGGGGCCCTCACTGCTGAGAAGCTAAAATCTGTTGTCACCCCTGCCAAGGTCCAGTTCAAAACCTATCCTGGCGTGATGCACAATTCCTGTCCTCAGGTGAGTGCCttgggcagagggaggggaaggggctgtCACAGGCTGGCCACACCTTTGGGATCAGCTTGTGCACAGCCCTTGAGCAGCCCTGGTGCGATGGGCTCTGCTCTCTCTCAGGAGATGATGGCAGTGAAGGAGTTCATTGAGAAGCTGCTGCCCCGGATCTAAGCAGAGCCAGTCGAGACTGTCGCAGGGAAGGATGCCGAGGTCGCAGCTGCCAATCTTTCCCCTGTGACCCGTCCGCTGCAAACGGAAGCCATGGCACCCACCCTTGCCTCCCACCACAGGCTGGCCCCCACCTCTTCCCATCTCCTTGCACCGCCTCCTCTCTGCCGGGGGTGCCCTGCCCCCCGCTGCTCTCAGAGCTGAGGTCAGAGCGCTCTAAGGCGAGTCTTCGAGTggccttttctctcctctcacTCTGAGCGGTTTCTGTGGGGATCACCATCCCCTCAATTTCCCATTCAGGCAGTGCAGTGTGTGAGGCTGTCATGGTGCAGGCcagttgtttttgttatttgtttcttttgtaacaGTGTTAGGGGTGGGACATGCCTGGTGCAGCGGGAGGAGTGGAGTGGGCACAGGACAGGGCCTCACGGCTGCTCTCAGCCTCCACTCAGGCGACTCACGGGTTTTCAATCAGAGCTCAGGAACCCGGGACTCTCCTGCAAATGCCTCAAGGCCCAGGGAGAGGCTCTGCTCTGGGTTGGTACTGCCAAAGGCTGCCCCAACCCCaggggctggcagagcagcGGTTGTGCAGCTCCCACACCTCTGTGCGTGGGGCTCTGGCCCTTGCCCTGTCACACACGCACACTCCCCTTGGGCTCGCAGCAGCTCTGTCCTCCTCCAGATAATCACCTCCTTCCTCCTCGTCCTGTCTTTGCTTTTACAATCTCCTCCTCAGCCCTGGATGGGTGCCCACAGGGGTCTCACCCTCCGTCAGCCCAGCTCTGCATCCAGGTGCTGCTGTTTACAGCTGGCTGCTTAGCGCCTCTGCCACAAAGCCTACCCTGTGATGGCCAGGTCCTTAATGTCTCTCTTGCTGCTACTTCTCCTTCCATTTGGACCCAGGCTGGCTCAGAGAGGTGGAGAGTGGGATGAGGCATCCTGGCCCTGGCTGGTgtggctggaggcagcaggtTGGCTCCCAGTCATCATCTCACCAGCATCCGatgcctgggagctgctgtgcccagTCCTATGGGGCAGTATGGCTGCCCTGCGTCTGGGTGAAGGGTGGAGGCCATGTTGGCCTTTCAGTGTACAATCGCAGGCTGGCCATGACCAGCACCATGCCCCTCAcacagctgtctgcagctgaGGCTGTGCCTCTCCCTGGCCTGGAAGggcacagcccagagctgctccctgggcCCCAGTCACCTCCTCCACCTGCCACAGGTGGGCTCCTGCCACTCTCTCCCCTCCTGCAAGGCTGCGGGCACAGGCTGTTGAGGAGTGCTGCCCTTCTCCTCACCTCCCCTCCCTGGGCTGAGCCCGCAGCACTGCTGGGCCCTCTAGGCTGGAGCTGTCaatctcttctttaaaaaaaaaaaaaagaaaccaacctGTCTGGGCCACGGACTGCGGCTCCTTCCCATGTGTGCTgtctctgtgggtcccttctCTGTTCTACTCttgccctgcacagccctgctcagtgcctgcagctgtgctcatgGGCTGTGTGTGGCAGAGAGAACCTTGTTCCAGCCCTGGGGATGTGCAAAGCAATAACCCACTTTCTGGAGAGTTGGGTCTGTCAGACTCATCCTTGGTTTTTTGGGTTGTGTTGagctttctgtttatttcctttagGAAGTCTTAAACCAGCAAACACACTGCTGATGCTGGGGAGCCCAGCTCTTCCCCGTGCTTGGGGTTAAGtcctgctgtttcttctgcttggCGTGTTtaaagctgctgcagcctgccccCGTGCTCTGGGCAAGAGGAGGGGTGTGAGGCTGGGGGTGGGCAGCCCAAGCTCAGCTGTGAACTGGAACTGGGTGCATGGTGGGGCCAGCAGGGGCTGGGGACCCATGGCTGTCCTCGGGCACGATCCTCTGTAGCGCAATCCTGCTCGCTCCTGGGGAGCCGCACGCGCTGAGCTGGGGCTAGGGCCGTGCTGAGGATCCAGGGAGGAAGAATGGCTTCTTTCCATTCCTCCATatagttttttggttttttttttccttcttcctccctctctatTTTGTCTTCCTTGTCTGGGGTCTCTTTGTGTGTGTGGTCCACAGAGTCAGATACAAGGTTAAATAAATCATAAACCTCTCCCAGCTGAGCTGGCAGTGTTTGTCATTCACACTCCATCAGCaccactccagcagctctgtctAGGTGCAGCAGGCATAGAACAGAGCTGCTACttagaaagtaagaaaatttaTTTAGAAACGAATCAAAAGCTCTATTCATAATTTAGTAACATAAGTTATTAATCTACATGACAGCAAACTGGGCTAGCTGAGTCACCATTTCCTAAGGGAGTCAGTATTGCTGCCAGTAATAAATAGGATCAGTGTGTGACAGCCAAGCAGAGCTTGCTCCTGAGCAACCTTTAGAAACATGATTACAGAAGCAGCTGCACAGGCACTGTGGAAGCAGAAACAGACACCGGAGCCCTCATGGCCGCAGGCTGGGGCTCCTCcagccatgcagcagcacacaaCAGGCAAGACTTGGTCTCTAAAGCCACCTgagaggagggggagggaggggagacCCTGGCAGCCATCAGGGGCTGGTCCCTGCGGGCCTCAGGCTGTGGTCCTGttggggaagagaggaaggcCTAGGACCATGCAGGAGGTGTGGGTAAACAGTTCCTTGCCCAGGCCTCCTCCTGgggcccagggctggggctgtaGGGAATGAGCAATTTCCTCTGCAGTTTAGGCACCCAAGACCGCATATCTGAGCACTGGATGCAGACCCAGCTGCAGTATGCATCCTCATGCACCCTCCTGTGCCAACTCCCAGACCTTTCTGTGAGGTGATTTAGTGCCCTGTGTACTGAGGCTGGGCCCTGGCTCAGCTCTGTGAGATGCAGAGGATCCGGTGGGGTGAGGATGAGGAAGCACTGAGGCAGGTGGGGAGCAGGCCCTGATCCGAGGACCGCGGAATGAGCCTTCAGGCCTGGGCTCAGTTCTTGCTGTATCCCGTGGGATTCTGCAGCTGCCACCGCCACAGGTCCTCACCTGCACAGGGAGAGAGGCAGTGAGGGAGGGGTTGGGAGGTGGGCATGGTGCACTGGAGGGGGGGGGGTGCTCTTACACATCTTGTCCAGGCCaaaggcagctttccagcccaGCTCACGCTCAGCAAGCTCTGGGTTAGCATAGCAGGCAGCCACATCTCCCTGCCGCCGGTCCGTGATCTTGTACTTGatctgcagggagagcagcattGTGGGGCTCAAGAATGCCAGGGTTCTGCAGAGGGCACCAACACaggcatgggggctgcccaAG from Numida meleagris isolate 19003 breed g44 Domestic line chromosome 22, NumMel1.0, whole genome shotgun sequence includes these protein-coding regions:
- the LYPLA2 gene encoding acyl-protein thioesterase 2, translating into MCGNNMSVPLLADAVTVSGAERETAAVIFLHGLGDTGHSWAEALSSIRLPYVKYICPHAPRIPVTLNMKMVMPSWFDLMGLTPDAPEDEAGIKKAAESIKAIIEHEMKNGIPPNRIILGGFSQGGALSLYTALTCQHQLAGIVALSCWLPLHKAFPQAASNGVNKDIAILQCHGEMDPMIPVRFGALTAEKLKSVVTPAKVQFKTYPGVMHNSCPQEMMAVKEFIEKLLPRI